The following proteins are encoded in a genomic region of Glycine max cultivar Williams 82 chromosome 18, Glycine_max_v4.0, whole genome shotgun sequence:
- the LOC100816758 gene encoding LOW QUALITY PROTEIN: mitochondrial import inner membrane translocase subunit TIM50 (The sequence of the model RefSeq protein was modified relative to this genomic sequence to represent the inferred CDS: inserted 1 base in 1 codon; substituted 7 bases at 7 genomic stop codons) has protein sequence MRDAYLTLFDTAYSLDEINGKMRSFCELAKYSASDGATVLDKFQGLLYSTSTSVPTKAXSFYLDVRRLIEEQIQSYTEPYSDKLLPDLLPKEQDVFTLDLDLNETLVHYIXTLRLQLXRDTSWXTFKRPVVDAFFEHLAQFYEIVVYTNEQDMVTXSCLLHLLNGYILFPVLDRXYTKHXIRYMLLRPATKYQDGKHFRDLSRLNRNPGKVHHLSGHALEGCXQPENCVPIKPWH, from the exons CCTACAGTCTGGATGAAATAAATGGCAAAATGAGGTCTTTCTGCGAATTGGCAAAGTACAGTGCAAGTGATGGAGCTACTGTGCTTGAT AAATTTCAAGGTTTGCTATATTCGACATCAACGTCAG TGCCTACAAAAGCGTAGAGCTTTTATCTGGATGTGAGAAGGTTAATTGAAGAACAAATTCAG AGTTATACTGAACCATACTCAGACAAGCTCCTTCCAGATTTGCTTCCTAAGGAGCAAGATGTTTTTACACTTGATTTAGATCTCAATGAGACATTGGTTCACTATATCTGAACACTAAGGCTTCAACTATAA CGAGATACAAGCTGGTAGACATTTAAGAGACCTGTTGTCGATGCTTTCTTCGAACATCTAGCTCAGTTTTATGAAATTGTTGTGTATACTAATGAACAAGATATGGTAACCTAATCTTGCCTTCTCCATTTACTGAATGGCTACATATTATTCCCCGTTTTAGATAGGTAGTATACCAAGCATTGAATAAGATATATGCTATTAAGGCCTGCTACCAAGTACCAGGATGGGAAACATTTCAGA GACCTTTCAAGGCTAAATAGAAATCCAGGAAAAGTTCATCATTTAAGTGGCCATGCTTTGGAAGGTT CTCAGCCAGAGAACTGCGTCCCTATCAAGCCATGGCATTAA